From Theileria annulata chromosome 1, complete sequence, *** SEQUENCING IN PROGRESS ***, one genomic window encodes:
- a CDS encoding uncharacterized protein (Weak Pfam hit to lactamase_B (Metallo beta lactamase superfamily)), which produces MKNILIFLIHFSIISNLKKCILISQYLSHTRPSNVTCFVAYYNLYNNTTQSGFLENKAKKIKLNDFNSYKKQTIHSKDRGILVESQKPPVNLVDSGAKPKEQPVGTANAVLKSIVDKGSIKSSPIRHEILDKESLLDELIVYNDNVKDLYEFSGDKNLNFISDDYSVFRKTVDRKEQVISPSDKLLKRRSKDTIYTRLQNYVKSSEIYLAKHGLLEEIKNFVHLLHWNVWHSQSRDGIRECNWTSDQFIRFGKLIEKIDQIVKEQFNSLVETITNTDDDILSELFDERSKLLFSTHYVYNKLKDNVELGEFDIYRSRMTHFHFLKNKLFSTINKIIEPILSEYIEYRLLKTLKQRILRLKISYAKFKSRVVRALSRVKSVIKLLKLKDSSDNTLNNELERSQDNVKEEKQENVDEIIKYEKIDLRCLLKQLNHSHISPQSLKNVHQISRKDLYKFNENGNWIIHFVGSGSRQPTTTRLTSTMAFQRIYDPYQSNDNNRTMNGTDQNLKTRITNRRNSFGSKIWLFDCGEGTKNGLENIGLDPLNVDRIFLTHLHGDHCYGVFSFLYLRERQNPLEIYGPPGSKKLINSIHQNTSAMSNNHNLFVVHELIPTQPPIQSTNTINITDNIVNTGTGDSVGAVGDIYINKDGYYKVYEDNDIEVLAAELEHTMPTVGYVIQQKEKSFKRNNIIQPPSDSEISLLTQRNQKVKKIAICQDTSESSKMKKIASDADLLIHEATLSSSTSLVSGILLDLFKDNYGLILPQGSIHGLCKFLSNIETKLCCFNFTLSAVSSFVKCERYYLLHKLNVFKNFISNLNPFRVPNITANSNHNSNTGDTSVSTGNRVNKTKREIDKELKDKWLNNVFVFMDRLNALNELSNYENSVKRLQSRCRLMEKLSKVMPSLDLFKVIETSSKKILFSDIIPDFNSINRAYEKFDITNLYNEKYTVNVLKYLNTISNDIFNYWNDILQLNIPFDVSQIYNISLGYFNWTALHNSIIASFGHSTPDMAGRFAAEIKAKRLILTHFSNKYPGDDKLQNLLTMIRIENEAR; this is translated from the exons atgaaaaatattttaatatttctcaTACATTTCTCCAtcatttcaaatttaaaaaaatgcATTTTGATTTCTCAATATTTATCGCATACAAGACCCTCAAATGTCACATGTTTCGTCGcatattataatttgtacAATAACACAACTCAAAGTGGCtttttggaaaataaagctaaaaaaattaaactaaatgattttaattcttataaaaaacaaactATTCACTCAAAAGATCGAGGAATCCTGGTAGAATCCCAAAAACCTCCAGTAAATTTGGTTGATTCAGGCGCTAAACCCAAGGAACAACCAGTAGGCACAGCAAACGCAGTATTAAAATCCATAGTTGATAAGGGGTCAATAAAAAGCAGCCCTATAAGACATGAAATATTGGATAAGGAGTCTTTGTTAGATGAGTTGATAGTCTATAATGATAACGTGAAGGATCTTTATGAGTTTTCGGGAGATAAGAACCTGAATTTCATATCAGATGATTATTCAGTGTTTAGAAAGACAGTAGATAGGAAGGAACAAGTGATAAGCCCATCAGATAAGCTTTTGAAAAGAAGATCTAAAGACACTATCTACACTCGACTGCAGAACTACGTTAAGTCCTCGGAAATTTACCTAGCCAAGCACGGCCTGTTGGAGGAGATTAAGAACTTTGTTCACCTGTTACACTGGAACGTCTGGCATTCACAATCACGAGATGGAATAAGAGAGTGTAACTGGACGTCAGACCAGTTCATAAGATTCGGAAAATTAATCGAGAAAATAGATCAAATCGTGAAGGAACAGTTCAACTCTCTAGTGGAAACTATTACAAACACAGATGATGATATACTGTCAGAACTATTTGACGAAAGGTCAaaactattattttcaacGCACTATGTGTACAATAAGCTAAAGGATAATGTAGAACTCGGTGAGTTTGATATCTATAGATCACGAATGACTCATTtccattttttaaaaaataaactttTCTCTACCATAAATAAGATAATAGAGCCGATTCTATCAGaatatatagaatataGACTCTTAAAGACATTAAAGCAGAGAATTTTACGACTAAAAATTTCGTATGCCAAGTTTAAAAGTAGAGTCGTCCGAGCCTTAAGTAGGGTAAAATCAGTAATTAAACTTTTAAAACTTAAAGACTCTAGTGATAATACactaaataatgaattggaACGAAGTCAAGATAATGTAAAGGAGGAAAAACAAGAAAATGTagatgaaataattaaatatgagAAGATAGATTTAAGGTGTTTGTTGAAACAATTGAACCATTCCCATATTTCACCCCAAAGCTTAAAGAACGTACACCAAATCAGTAGAAAAGAtctatataaatttaacgAAAATGGAAATTGGATTATCCACTTCGTCGGATCTGGATCTAGACAGCCAACAACCACGAGATTGACTTCGACAATGGCATTTCAAAGGATTTATGATCCATACCAGtcaaatgataataatagaACAATGAATGGTACAGATCAAAACCTTAAAACGAGAATAACTAATAGAAGAAATTCATTCGGTAGTAAGATATGGTTGTTCGATTGTGGAGAAGGTACTAAAAATGGACTTGAAAACATAGGACTAGACCCATTGAACGTAGATCGTATATTCCTAACACATTTACACGGCGATCACTGTTATGGTGTGTTCTCATTTTTGTACCTAAGGGAACGTCAAAATCCGTTGGAAATCTACGGCCCACCAGGTTCCAAGAAACTGATAAACTCAATACACCAAAATACATCAGCGATGTCAAATAATCATAACCTTTTCGTGGTACATGAACTCATTCCAACACAACCCCCTATCCAATCGACGAATACGATTAATATCACtgataatattgttaacACTGGTACTGGTGATAGCGTTGGAGCAGTAGGAGatatatacataaataaGGATGGATATTATAAAGTCTATGAAGACAATGATATTGAGGTTTTGGCAGCAGAGCTGGAACATACTATGCCAACAGTCGGTTACGTTATACAACAAAAAGAAAAGTCATTCaaaagaaataatataattcaACCACCAAGTGATTCTGAGATAAGTTTGTTGACACAAAGAAATCAAAAGGTAAAGAAAATTGCAATATGCCAAGATACCTCAGAGAGTAGTaagatgaagaaaataGCAAGTGATGCAGACTTGTTAATACACGAAGCAACACTAAGTTCCTCAACGTCACTAGTCAGTGGAATCTTACTTGACCTTTTTAAGGATAATTATGGGTTAATATTACCGCAAGGCTCTATTCATGGGCTTTGTAAGTTCCTGTCAAACATTGAAACCAAACTGTGTTGTTTTAACTTTACACTTTCAGCAGTGTCATCATTCGTTAAGTGTGAACGGTATTATCTGCTCCATAAGCTTAATGTTTTCAAGAATTTCATCTCTAACTTGAATCCGTTTAGGGTTCCAAACATTACTGCCAATTCCAACCATAATAGTAATACAGGTGATACCTCAGTTTCAACGGGGAATAGAGTAAATAAAACCAAGAGAGAGATAGACAAAGAGTTGAAAGATAAATGGTTGAACAATGTGTTTGTGTTTATGGATAGACTTAACGCGTTAAATGAGCTTAGTAACTATGAGAACTCTGTGAAGAGACTCCAGAGTAGGTGTAGACTTATGGAAAAACTATCCAAGGTAATGCCCTCACTGGACTTGTTCAAAGTAATAGAAACATCCTCGAAGAAAATCCTGTTCTCAGATATAATACCGGACTTTAATTCAATTAACAGAGCCTATGAAAAGTTCGACATCACTAACCTCTATAATGAAAAGTATACAGTGAACGTTCTCAAGTATTTAAACACCATTTCAAATgatatattcaattattGGAATGACATTTTACAGCTTAACATACCCTTCGACGTTTCTCAGA tatataacaTTTCACTAGGTTATTTTAATTGGACTGCTCTCCATAACAGTATAATTGCCAGCTTCGGACACTCAACACCCGATATGGCAGGTCGATTCGCTGCCGAAATTAAGGCCAAAAGATTAATTCTAACACATTTCTCCAAc aaatatCCTGGCGACGATAAGTTACAAAACCTTTTAACAATGATAAGGATAGAAAACGAAGCTAGGTAA
- a CDS encoding uncharacterized protein (Shows moderate similarities to human / mouse immunoglobulin-binding protein 1 but does not show any Pfam hit), which yields MVPEDTSSDFYLFDRLFNRTFSEYWSLFWQDYDFNKFNSIRKELNECLDFLQTHSLPQYFQQHSVSILVNKVVESPKDHDTSDEPEFQRNIEKERLKKLRVADELQQSFELLNIGCIHFDLISKNEQFEDVHTENLKYLMLPYLSAHVLFERPNMENRFSILKKVQIYLFEFMNTLSQMDILRPEELQLWETKFGKSSERSGMGVGGRSNEDGRSMRINQASFERDLKKSLTEIFLSSGSIENFIRFRSLEDSDREEFYRNTLLSILRLFSIQSLNHLNSIEMELPFVERRELNKLAFSNEPKNDVTTSSSKPWFLHIDTNSQLDPTLVRSLYKRMVFLPGHNLPTISLDECARIEMEMDVKTIGVKNRPKKRKSSSFDNSEEESEKSSVCTDEERNWDDWKDDHPKGQGNKDVNIG from the exons atggtACCAGAAGATACCTCATCGGATTTCTACCTATTTGACAGACTGTTTAACAGGACCTTCTCAGAGTACTGGAGTTTATTCTGGCAGGATTATGACTTCAACAAGTTCAATTCTATCAGAAAAGAACTAAACGAGTGTCTAGATTTCTTACAAACCCACTCACTTCCACAATACTTTCAACAGCATTCTG TTAGTATTCTAGTTAACAAAGTTGTAGAATCTCCAAAAGACCATGATACTAGTGATGAGCCTGAATTTCAGAGAAATATAGAAAAGGAAAGATTGAAAAAACTTCGAGTTGCTGATGAATTACAACAGTCGTTTGAACTTCTGAACATAGGCTGTATTCACTTTGACctaatttctaaaaatgaACAGTTTGAAGATGTGCATACTGAAAACCTAAAATATCTTATGCTTCCATATTTAAGTGCTCATGTATTATTCGAGAGGCCTAATATGGAAAATAGATTCtctatattaaaaaaagtCCAG atttatttatttgagTTTATGAACACGTTATCACAAATGGATATTTTAAGGCCCGAGGAGCTCCAGTTATGGGAAACTAAATTTGGCAAATCCTCAGAACGCTCTGGAATGGGAGTTGGCGGGAGAAGTAATGAAGACGGTAGAAGTATGAGGATAAATCAAGCATCATTTGAACGTGACTTGAAGAAGTCATTAACTGAAATATTTTTGTCATCGGGGTCAATTGAGAATTTTATAAGATTC AGGTCACTGGAGGACTCTGATAGGGAAGAGTTTTATCGCAACACCTTGCTTAGTATCTTGAGGTTATTTTCAATACAATCTCTTAACCACCTGAACTCTATTGAAATGGAACTTCCCTTTGTTGAAAGGAGAGAATTGAACAAACTCGCCTTTTCAAATG aacCTAAAAATGATGTTACCACTTCCTCTTCTAAGCCATGGTTTTTACATATTGACACTAATTCACAG CTGGACCCTACTCTAGTTCGATCATTATACAAAAGAATGGTTTTCCTTCCAGGCCACA ACTTACCCACAATTTCTCTGGATGAGTGCGCTCGTATTGAGATGGAGATGGACGT CAAAACTATCGGTGTAAAGAATCGTCCTAAAAAGAGGAAGAGCTCTTCTTTTGACAACTCTGAAGAG GAGTCTGAGAAATCCAGCGTCTGCACTGACGAGGAAAGGAACTGGGATGACTGGAAAGACGATCATCCAAAGGGTCAGGGGAACAAGGACGTAAACATTGGATAA